A section of the Clostridium felsineum DSM 794 genome encodes:
- a CDS encoding metallophosphoesterase family protein, whose translation MKVAVLSDIHGNGVALKYAVNDLKGLGIKKIIILGDVIMKGPMPMQSLKMLKDKDLEIIAWIKGNTDLWLEEITDLWRPSTKREKELYLYYEYAKNNLKEEQILFLKELPLECSINLNGISVLCVHGTPKSIVGAIDSSVSEEEIKEAIKGVGEKVILSGHSHTSFIGEVNNKIIFNVGSIGNSLDGDNRISYGILDFVNGKINLVNRRISYPFNDIINIAIDNKFPLINEYKRVILKASM comes from the coding sequence ATGAAAGTAGCAGTTTTATCTGACATTCATGGTAATGGAGTAGCATTAAAATATGCAGTAAATGACTTGAAGGGTTTAGGAATTAAAAAAATTATTATCTTAGGCGATGTGATAATGAAAGGTCCTATGCCGATGCAGTCTCTTAAAATGCTCAAAGATAAGGATTTAGAAATTATAGCATGGATTAAGGGAAATACAGATTTATGGCTTGAAGAAATTACAGATCTATGGAGGCCTTCAACCAAAAGAGAAAAAGAACTATATTTATACTATGAATATGCAAAAAATAATTTAAAGGAAGAGCAAATATTATTTCTTAAAGAATTACCCTTAGAATGTTCAATTAATTTAAATGGAATTAGCGTACTATGTGTTCATGGAACACCTAAATCCATAGTTGGGGCAATAGATAGCAGTGTTTCAGAAGAAGAAATTAAGGAGGCAATAAAAGGTGTAGGGGAGAAGGTTATTTTAAGTGGACATTCTCATACTTCTTTTATAGGGGAAGTAAATAATAAAATTATATTTAATGTGGGAAGTATAGGAAATTCCCTTGATGGTGATAATAGAATATCTTATGGAATTTTAGATTTTGTTAACGGCAAAATTAATTTAGTAAATAGAAGAATTAGTTATCCTTTTAATGATATTATCAATATAGCAATTGATAATAAATTTCCTCTAATTAATGAATATAAGAGAGTTATATTGAAGGCTTCTATGTGA
- a CDS encoding LysR family transcriptional regulator — translation MNLRDLEYFNCLCESKSFTETAKLLYVSQPSITISLRRLEKELNIELVIRDHNKNKFSLTEAGKVLEKHTKNILQEIKETSFEISKLTGSKIKLGVPPIIGAYFFPPLMKKLIKNNLAQKIELVEKGSAAMKNLIITDDVDMALLGSLAPIENADINSTILKEDAFMVCVSKNNPLAKEAKLSINDIKEEKFIVLGDSYIHNKVFNDLCLKNNISPANVYYTDEIQTAKSLIASDLGIGIMINMAVKNMDTIKAIPLSTEILFYISIVIKKNHYMTLQEKNIKAVLTENINYL, via the coding sequence ATGAACTTACGAGATTTAGAATACTTTAATTGCCTTTGTGAATCAAAAAGCTTTACCGAAACAGCAAAACTTCTTTATGTTTCTCAACCATCCATAACTATATCACTGCGACGCCTAGAAAAAGAATTAAATATAGAGCTTGTTATAAGGGATCACAACAAAAATAAATTCTCTTTAACTGAAGCTGGGAAGGTTCTTGAAAAACACACTAAAAATATATTACAGGAAATAAAAGAAACTTCTTTTGAGATTTCAAAATTAACTGGAAGTAAAATAAAACTTGGTGTTCCACCTATAATTGGAGCTTATTTTTTTCCACCTCTTATGAAAAAACTTATAAAAAACAATTTAGCACAAAAAATAGAACTTGTAGAAAAAGGTTCTGCGGCAATGAAGAACTTAATAATAACAGATGATGTAGACATGGCTCTTTTAGGTTCACTTGCTCCTATAGAAAATGCTGATATAAATTCAACAATTTTAAAAGAAGATGCATTTATGGTATGTGTGAGTAAAAATAATCCCTTAGCAAAAGAAGCAAAATTGAGTATTAATGATATTAAAGAAGAAAAGTTTATAGTACTTGGTGATTCATATATTCACAACAAAGTATTTAATGACCTATGCTTAAAAAATAATATTTCACCAGCTAATGTATACTATACTGATGAAATACAAACTGCTAAATCATTAATAGCCTCTGATCTTGGAATAGGTATAATGATAAACATGGCTGTAAAAAATATGGACACTATAAAAGCTATTCCTCTTTCTACTGAAATTCTTTTTTATATTTCAATTGTGATTAAAAAAAATCACTATATGACGCTCCAAGAAAAAAATATAAAGGCTGTACTAACTGAAAATATCAATTATTTATAG